One segment of Bombus pascuorum chromosome 6, iyBomPasc1.1, whole genome shotgun sequence DNA contains the following:
- the LOC132908375 gene encoding mitotic apparatus protein p62, which translates to MRLSMVVELLLIVLLIAFAAYGRVIERDEKAEDRAIRDVSGSKQSNVGISTLSLKQATDNVNRYCTCNENICNCCRDFHIPLVQLQGPGCASLQYLQGDNLAVQLSFGDNILTSTIVNGKNPKPVCVPLPGGFTKFCGRIYSIKRDAKNHFKACLGLELQSATELEASLRVSCFRFGPDGLKLRPAEPLPVVEAEVAEEDDDDDFFGLGSDDDDEDDDAENNAPLANSVPNSSAEEDEEEDDDEDVLGFGALLDIITGEDETTTKKPKVTTPPPLLHFTIPILNKPTSSPVDSNVASNVATNDSEEDNEYNQESSNISGEGNIEINDESAATDTTGSEAEEIVTQVSNKIASYTKPDKTPIKKFTAVDTSTKKPSITSSSINAIENETNKKKKPLRKPIKGEEDDDDDILGDSLDDDDDDEDEEILNDDDDDNEKDSEAEEDEDEKVDGSEHENHEDEDEKGEIEDLDDDDDEEDAVISALVYDEKENGKKKGKVKKHHQSSEAYDDDSDYELGLTGLLARSRHSRGSRQSKEMRF; encoded by the exons ATGCGGCTGTCGATGGTGGTCGAGTTGTTACTGATCGTGCTTCTGATCGCGTTCGCCGCTTACGGCAGAGTGATCG AGCGCGATGAGAAAGCAGAAGATAGAGCGATTAGGGATGTGAGCGGTTCTAAACAGAGTAACGTCGGTATATCGACGTTATCGTTGAAACAGGCAACCGACAATGTGAACAGATATTGCACTTGCAATGAGAACATATGCAATTGCTGCAGAGACTTCCATATACCGCTGGTGCAATTACAAGGACCAG GATGTGCATCATTGCAATACCTGCAAGGGGATAATTTGGCGGTGCAACTTAGCTTCGGCGATAACATTCTAACAAGCACAATCGTAAATG GAAAGAATCCAAAGCCCGTATGCGTCCCGTTACCTGGAGGGTTTACGAAATTCTGTGGAAGAATTTATTCCATTAAACGGGATGCTAAAAATCACTTCAAAGCCTGCCTTGGACTGGAATTACAATCAGCGACAGAACTCGAGGCTAGTTTACGCGTTAGCTGCTTTAG ATTTGGCCCTGACGGTCTAAAGTTACGCCCAGCAGAACCACTTCCGGTAGTCGAAGCTGAGGTCGCGGAAGAAGACGACGATGACGATTTCTTTGGCCTAGGTTCGGACgatgacgacgaagacgatgATGCCGAGAATAATGCACCGTTGGCTAACTCCGTACCAAATTCTTCCGCGGAAgaagacgaggaagaagacgacgacgaagatGTTCTTGGATTCGGAGCTCTATTAGATATTATAACTGGCGAAGATGAGACCACAACGAAGAAACCAAAAGTAACCACGCCTCCACCTCTTCTCCACTTTACGATTCCAATTCTAAATAAGCCGACATCGTCGCCAGTAGATTCTAACGTCGCAAGTAACGTTGCCACTAACGATTCCGAAGAAGACAACGAGTATAATCAAGAATCCTCGAACATCAGCGGAGAAGgcaatatcgaaataaatgaCGAATCTGCAGCCACCGATACGACGGGTAGCGAAGCCGAAGAGATTGTTACACAGGTTTCGAATAAGATAGCTTCCTATACGAAGCCGGATAAAACACCGATTAAGAAATTCACAGCGGTTGATACGAGTACGAAAAAGCCAAGCATCACGAGCTCCAGTATCAACGCAatcgaaaatgaaacgaacaagaagaagaaacccTTGAGGAAACCGATCAAGGGCGAAGAAGACGACGATGACGATATTTTAGGAGATAGTCTGGACGATGATGACGACGATGAGGATGAAGAGATTTtaaacgacgacgacgatgataaCGAGAAGGATAGCGAGGCAGAGGAGGACGAAGATGAGAAGGTTGACGGAAGTGAACACGAGAATCACGAGGACGAAGACGAGAAAGGCGAGATTGAAGATTtagatgacgacgacgacgaagaagatGCGGTGATCAGCGCGTTGGTTTATGACGAAAAAGAGAATGGAAAGAAGAAGGGCAAAGTGAAGAAACATCACCAGTCTTCCGAAGCTTACGACGATGACTCGGATTATGAATTAGGCTTGACCGGACTTCTGGCAAGAAGCAGGCATTCGAGAGGCAGTCGTCAGAGCAAAGAGATGAGATTCTAA
- the LOC132908392 gene encoding uncharacterized protein LOC132908392 has product MFKLLNVFVALLLVQAAWSATSQDEDIETSQEVQSDLVSYYDPYTGTELDVHTSDSILAMIQERSLCQSQPNAYACCVGVHIKSMKASLCAKLVNGNDPKIEITANGKTIFSHSAKANLPEMCGNLFEGVKVCEQTQVSASNDGLRVCSNIRLKYAMLFKSHIKIPCFNINKHGISVGSFALLENQ; this is encoded by the exons ATGTTCAAATTGTTGAACGTCTTTGTGGCACTCCTCCTGGTACAGGCTGCTTGGAGCGCTACGTCTCAGGATGAAGATATTGAAACTTCTCAAGAAg TCCAGTCCGACTTAGTGTCGTACTATGATCCGTACACCGGAACTGAACTGGACGTACACACGAGCGATTCCATTCTTGCAATGATACAGGAACGTTCTCTATGTCAAAGTCAACCGAACGCTTATGCCTGTTGCGTTGGTGTTCATATCAAAAGTATGAAAGCATCATTATGTGCAAAACTTGTCAACGGCAACGACCCTAAGATTGAGATAACAGCAAACGGAAAAACAATCTTCTCGCATTCCGCGAAGG CGAACTTGCCTGAAATGTGTGGTAACCTGTTCGAAGGAGTAAAAGTATGCGAACAAACACAAGTGTCTGCTAGTAACGATGGTTTACGGGTTTGCTCGAACATCAGACTTAAATACGCTATGCTCTTTAAGAGTCACATAAAAATCCCATGCTTTAACATTAACAAACATGGAATCTCCGTGGGGAGCTTCGCACTGTTAGAGAATCAGTAA
- the LOC132908387 gene encoding uncharacterized protein LOC132908387 isoform X1 — protein MVPEQRFRKHTRQSALCGTICGHVTRNGDQVRVETLLSWDIPDAVGRSTAPQSQCLCQTSNCLCCIDLNLTTAIGGGLVMDDLDGRACINIKQKEQNISLNLSYGDNPVHNATIKIVDASNRPTCMNLLSDLAQICAKFTSIKQAEAGYDGCLVIEPALLGTPQATYHMGCFNFNQVVRQIEASAIIETTEATETTEDEDDSLNTEEFIAAVSASAEQGIALFSQWLGLNLNPKLNLTNRNNHQEASNQRAIPSTTSRSARVHWDQEEKNDERFKQLLSAQDNVLKGSATIGQSNGAETTFVYSKPSELFSSEKSSNDRRIDQMEIEPQHLAVVPKESRRGGRAYNIHQHVNEI, from the exons ATGGTACCTGAACAACGCTTCAGGAAGCACACGCGTCAGTCAGCTTTGTGCGGAACAATATGCGGTCACGTCACGAGAAACGGTGATCAGGTACGCGTAG AGACGCTACTTTCCTGGGATATTCCGGACGCCGTGGGTAGATCAACCGCGCCGCAATCGCAATGTCTTTGTCAAACTTCCAATTGTTTGTGTTGCATCGATCTAAACCTGACGACGGCGATCGGTGGTGGTCTCGTGATGGACGACTTGGATGGTCGGGCGTGCATCAACATCAAGCAGAAGGAGCAGAATATCTCGTTGAACCTTAGCTACGGCGACAATCCCGTACACAATGCTACCATTAAGATCG TGGACGCATCCAACAGGCCGACCTGCATGAACCTTCTGTCAGATTTGGCGCAAATATGCGCGAAATTTACGTCGATTAAGCAGGCGGAAGCTGGTTACGACGGTTGCCTGGTAATCGAGCCCGCACTGCTGGGCACACCACAAGCCACTTACCACATGGGATGCTTCAATTTCAATCAGGTGGTGCGGCAGATCGAAGCCTCTGC CATTATCGAGACGACGGAAGCGACTGAGACTACAGAGGACGAGGACGATTCGTTGAACACGGAGGAATTCATAGCAGCGGTTTCAGCTAGCGCGGAACAAGGGATAGCTCTCTTCTCTCAATGGCTTGGACTCAATCTGAATCCAAAACTGAACCTGACCAACAGGAACAATCATCAAGAAGCAAGCAACCAACGTGCCATCCCATCCACAACTTCCAGGTCTGCTCGAGTTCATTGGGATCAGGAAGAGAAGAACGACGAACGATTCAAGCAACTGCTCAGTGCGCAAGACAACGTGTTGAAGGGTTCAGCTACGATTGGCCAATCGAACGGAGCTGAAACAACGTTCGTTTATTCGAAACCCTCTGAATTATTCTCGTCGGAGAAAAGCTCGAACGATAGAAGGATCGACCAGATGGAGATCGAGCCGCAACACCTGGCCGTGGTGCCAAAGGAGTCGAGAAGAGGCGGAAGGGCATACAATATTCATCAGCACGTGAACGAGATTTGA
- the LOC132907939 gene encoding nucleolin-like, producing MREENSIETINKSAVTDATVNEAEEIVKKVFNKIESYAKPDKTPTEKFTTSDTNTGKPGIASSSINEIENERSKKKKPLRKPIKGEEDDDDDILGDSLDDDDDDDDEDEEILNDDDDDDEKDNEAEEDEDEKVDGSEHEKGEIEDLDDDDGEEDAVISALVYDEKENGKKMGKVKKHHQTSEAYDDDSDYELGLTGLLARSRHSRGSRQSKETRF from the coding sequence ATGAGAGAAGAAAACAGTATCGAAACAATTAATAAGTCTGCAGTCACCGATGCGACGGTTAACGAAGCCGAAGAAATCGTTAAAAAGGTCTTCAATAAGATAGAGTCCTATGCGAAGCCGGATAAAACACCGACCGAGAAATTCACAACGTCGGATACGAATACGGGGAAGCCTGGCATCGCGAGCTCCAGCATCAACGAAATCGAAAATGAGAGgagtaaaaagaagaaacccTTGAGGAAACCGATCAAGGGCGAAGAAGACGACGATGACGATATTTTAGGAGATAGTCTGGACGACGATGATGATGACGACGATGAAGATGAAGAGATTTtaaacgacgacgacgatgatgaCGAGAAGGATAACGAGGCAGAGGAGGACGAAGATGAGAAGGTTGACGGAAGTGAACACGAGAAAGGCGAGATTGAGGATTTAgatgacgacgacggcgaAGAAGATGCGGTGATCAGCGCGTTGGTTTATGACGAAAAAGAGAATGGAAAGAAGATGGGCAAAGTGAAGAAACATCACCAGACTTCCGAAGCTTACGACGATGACTCGGATTACGAATTAGGCTTGACCGGACTTCTGGCAAGAAGCAGGCATTCGAGAGGCAGTCGTCAGAGCAAAGAGACGAGATTCTAA
- the LOC132908371 gene encoding uncharacterized protein LOC132908371 produces the protein MAPVETNRTCYVCKKLFCCASCREQHEEKKHKKRQPNCPFCMNEKFSFKTLEDKVLLCHIAITHLPLYCYLCGEIFKQIKDLESFGTCKWWKSQHRYSLVFKEQKSVLGTPPLVSEEKALCEHSSNFGSLTSPPELYRNTSTPMVIGQKTNLDFKTPSAPNFSLKTPKTNSALKSSLKSDNSSNYMSCPSATIHEETPFRSLPLNQENKELPRGKSKNLGIMKNKDNSNPSGRYMDNNCTEDMELTNVEDEVLPDSQVLETHQGEKRLDSLKKVRFSDQYEISSEASQMIALNVTENEDYYEACNTLFEMKESLEKSQIEVHEDNVKNIQKEYRNPEKVNVKNNQEPTDPSRIVMMVVMENSSKMTTSDLIESSLKKLERIASNTNLSTNSNSSPGCSSSMTSVGSYYTAFSHNCYSSSNELSSSGSRDSDTSSNNTDSSNSGGILSAVANAVKNVMRNLAIGSYKHVEKEQVLSREGVETPSTSEASSSLSNFTSSFLQRSGKRPREDIENAPPTQTSTEFMVPQIELSSPVAKRHRGWYKIKGREPIARMRNNRQLTSQRGVSSETQVFHQGSLSVGNTVLPLPDRAHQSTQTE, from the exons ATGGCTCCAGTTGAg ACAAACCGTACTTGTTACGTATGCAAGAAATTATTCTGCTGCGCGTCGTGCCGGGAACAACATGAGGAGAAAAAGCACAAGAAACGGCAACCAAACTGTCCATTCTGTATGAACGAGAAATTTTCGTTCAAAACCCTCGAGGATAAGGTTCTTCTCTGTCACATAGCAATCACGCACTTGCCTCTGTACTGTTACTTATGtggtgaaattttcaaacagatTAAAGATTTGGAATCGTTTG gCACTTGTAAATGGTGGAAATCACAGCATCGATATTCATTGGTGTTCAAAGAACAAAAATCCGTACTGGGTACACCACCTTTGGTTTCAGAAGAAAAAGCATTGTGCGAACACAGTAGCAACTTCGGTTCATTGACCTCTCCTCCTGAACTTTATAGAAACACAAGTACGCCTATGGTCATCGGCCAAAAGACGAATTTAGATTTTAAAACACCGAGTGCTCCGAATTTCTCATTGAAAACACCAAAAACTAATTCCGCGTTGAAAAGCAGTTTGAAATCCGACAATTCGAGTAATTACATGAGTTGCCCGTCTGCCACTATTCACGAGGAAACCCCCTTCCGTTCTCTGCCATTGAATCaggaaaataaagaacttCCCCGAGGTAAATCGAAAAATCTAGGAATCATGAAGAACAAAGATAATAGTAACCCAAGTGGACGTTATATGGACAATAATTGCACGGAAGATATGGAATTAACGAATGTCGAGGATGAAGTGTTACCAGATTCTCAAGTTCTGGAAACGCATCAAGGAGAGAAACGATTAGATTCTCTAAAGAAAGTTCGATTTTCGGATCAGTATGAGATTTCATCAGAAGCTAGCCAGATGATCGCTCTCAATGTAACGGAGAACGAAGATTACTATGAAGCGTGCAATACGTTGTTCGAGATGAAAGAGTCTCTGGAAAAATCGCAGATCGAGGTTCACGAGGATAATGTGAAGAATATACAAAAAGAATATCGTAATCCGGAAaaagtaaatgtaaaaaacAATCAAGAGCCAACTGATCCCTCGCGGATAGTGATGATGGTAGTCATGGAAAACAGTTCTAAGATGACGACATCTGATCTAATAGAATCTAGTTTAAAGAAACTGGAACGTATCGCTTCTAATACAAATCTTTCAACCAACAGCAACAGTTCCCCTGGTTGCAGTAGCTCGATGACCTCTGTTGGTAGTTATTATACCGCTTTTAGTCATAATTGTTACTCCTCGTCAAATGAGTTAAGCAGTTCTGGTAGTAGAGATTCAGATACTTCGAGTAATAATACGGATAGCAGTAACTCCGGTGGAATTTTATCTGCGGTTGCCAACGCAGTGAAAAATGTTATGAGAAATTTGG caATCGGTTCTTACAAGCATGTCGAAAAAGAACAAGTGCTTTCAAGAGAAGGCGTGGAGACACCCTCCACTTCAGAGGCCTCAAGTTCCTTATCAAATTTCACATCTTCCTTTTTACAAAGATCAGGAAAACGACCAAGAGAAGATATCGAAAACGCACCTCCAACGCAAACGTCAACGGAATTTATGGTCCCTCAGATTGAATTGTCCAGTCCCGTTGCGAAACGACACCGTGGATGGTATAAAATTAAAGGGCGAGAACCGATCGCGAGAATGCGAAACAATCGACAACTTACATCTCAGAGAGGAGTGTCGTCGGAAACTCAGGTTTTCCATCAGGGATCGTTATCGGTTGGAAACACAGTTCTACCACTTCCCGATAGAGCCCACCAATCTACGCAAACCGAGTGA
- the LOC132908391 gene encoding uncharacterized protein LOC132908391, with amino-acid sequence MFKLFSVFVTLFLVQTAWSSTSHDKSIKALQKVLANSVTYYDPNTGTELNAEITHLKQNNSIATKIYQRSLCHCEESSCNCCVGIRFLGFNGPVCIRITINEDSKAVITANGKTILTHYFRAHSRPICVGFFNHINICGKFDFYYVNDHLRSCTSISLQFLFLTFSGFQFPCVQIGDDGISMASLALLLNQTVPESEQQVTNSEIYDEVDFEQQDLEVYDNHMSMLTPEQEAQIGQLKLRSLGTN; translated from the exons ATGTTCAAATTGTTCAGCGTTTTTGTGACACTCTTCCTGGTACAGACAGCCTGGAGTTCCACGTCTCACGATAAAAGCATTAAAGCTCTTCAAAAAG ttTTAGCCAATTCAGTGACGTACTATGACCCGAATACCGGAACTGAGCTAAACGCAGAGATAACCCatttaaaacagaataattCGATTGCTACAAAGATATATCAACGTTCGCTATGCCACTGTGAGGAGAGCAGTTGTAACTGTTGCGTCGGTATTCGTTTCCTTGGTTTTAATGGCCCAGTGTGTATTAGAATTACAATTAACGAAGACAGTAAAGCCGTCATAACCGCAAACGGAAAAACAATATTAACACATTACTTTAGAg cGCATTCACGCCCGATATGTGTTGGTTTTTTCAaccatataaatatttgcggTAAATTCGACTTTTATTATGTTAATGACCATTTGCGATCTTGTACGAGCATCAGTCTTCAGTTTCTCTTCCTTACATTTTCGGGATTCCAATTTCCATGCGTTCAAATTGGCGATGACGGGATCTCTATGGCGAGTCTCGCACTGTTACTGAATCAGACTGTCCCAGAGTCAGAGCAACAAGTAACCAACTCGGAAATATACGACGAAGTAGATTTCGAACAGCAGGATCTGGAAGTTTATGACAATCACATGTCAATGTTGACTCCCGAGCAAGAGGCACAAATCGGACAATTAAAATTGCGATCACTAGGAACGAATTAA
- the LOC132908390 gene encoding uncharacterized protein LOC132908390: MRAACLLLFFAVLCIQSSLQRVNKRASDSERTLETSVGNDILTFTKNDDSKKNEEDWNTKKLQQLLKQVTNSTSNTTTQVTATKQGPCQCGGGVCGCCSRILFDTWKQKACVNVTYDPDEFSFTAKISMNNRVLYTRTISGKNPRPICVPVPRIPIVKACVRFYNIYFQGRNIHACINMEGKFQDFTIFKVGLDCIRFGVNGLALVKPEDGGGLGQIEFLPGDDDDEDEDDYDYDDNDDDDDDDDLLDF, encoded by the exons ATGAGGGCTGCCTGTTTGCTACTCTTCTTCGCTGTTCTTTGTATTCAAAGCTCCTTGCAACGGGTCAACAAGAGAGCTTCTGATTCGGAGAGAACGTTAGAAACATCCGTAGGCAATGACATATTGACTTTTACGAAAAACGACGATTCCAAGAAGAATGAAGAAGATTGGAATACGAAGAAATTACAACAATTGCTGAAACAAGTGACGAATTCTACGTCGAACACCACAACTCAAGTGACCGCTACGAAACAAGGTCCTTGTCAATGCGGAGGAGGTGTCTGCGGTTGTTGCTCTAGAATTTTATTCGACACTTGGAAACAGAAAGCATGCGTGAATGTGACGTACGATCCGGATGAGTTTAGTTTCACCGCGAAGATTTCGATGAATAATAGAGTTCTGTACACAAGAACCATATCTG GAAAGAATCCTCGGCCAATATGTGTGCCAGTGCCACGAATTCCAATCGTTAAAGCGTGTGTTcgattttataacatttatttccaGGGCAGGAATATTCACGCGTGTATAAATATGGAGGGGAAGTTTCAAGATTTCACGATATTTAAG GTCGGATTAGATTGCATTAGATTCGGTGTAAACGGTTTGGCTCTGGTAAAGCCAGAGGACGGAGGTGGATTAGGTCAGATAGAATTCTTGCCAGGTGATGACGATGATGAGGATGAAGACGATTATGAttacgacgacaacgacgacgacgacgatgacgacgattTACTTGATTTCTGA
- the LOC132908389 gene encoding probable U3 small nucleolar RNA-associated protein 11: protein MSSWKKAAKATQKTHRERHQPEARKHLGLLEKKKDYIARARNYQEKQQTLKLLRRRALDKNPDEFYFHMINSKITGGVHKERKKRKNHTPEQIQLMETQDIRYIAHKRNIEAKKINKLQSQLHMIDVANETKNKHIFFVDDSKEVKNFDIAKKLDTHPALISRRTNRPKLSKLKDMKLPDVDEASLKKIESDKQNAYNELQKRIDRERELTVIQQKLEMQRALKDKKITKPKQVSRETKNAAAIYKWNFERKR from the coding sequence ATGTCTTCGTGGAAGAAAGCAGCGAAAGCCACACAGAAGACTCATCGCGAGAGACATCAACCAGAGGCTCGCAAGCACTTGGGTCTtttggagaaaaagaaagattatatTGCTAGAGCTAGAAATTATCAAGAAAAACAACAGACTTTAAAACTTTTGCGTAGACGTGCCCTAGACAAAAATCcagatgaattttatttccatatgATCAATTCCAAAATTACGGGAGGTGTccataaagaaagaaagaaacgtaaaaatcATACACCGGAACAAATACAACTAATGGAGACCCAAGATATTAGATACATTGCTCACAAGAGAAACATAgaagcaaagaaaataaataagctTCAGAGTCAACTGCATATGATAGATGTTGCAAATGAAACCAAGAATAAACATATCTTTTTTGTAGATGATTCAAAGGAAGTCAAAAACTTTGATATTGCTAAGAAACTGGATACGCACCCAGCATTGATATCCAGACGCACAAACAGACcaaaattaagtaaattaaaagatatgaaattaCCAGATGTAGATGAGGCAAGcttgaaaaaaattgaaagtgaTAAACAGAATGCTTACAACGAATTACAAAAGAGGATAGACAGAGAAAGGGAATTGACTGttatacaacaaaaattagaaatgcAAAGAGCactaaaagataaaaaaattactaaacCAAAACAAGTAAGCAGAGAAACAAAGAATGCTGCTGCCATCTACAAATGGAACTTTGAAAGAAAACGATAA
- the LOC132907941 gene encoding uncharacterized protein LOC132907941, whose product MNSKVCGVLISFWLRLIFYWTGGATEGRIPVSKGFLAYRTVQTFQTYCTCNTSYSCSCCQSVFILYTKAEKKLCVNLTYQRNGLNIDMTLNSDTLRSRTITDYKPLKFCTNIPGCYFSSACVNILELNKFPRSITACLRLDIFSKKRLWQLNYDCVSISMELPTIPGNGTTSTTMNTGMTSAMSTQTTTMRAVETEETTSTDVEIITVPGSGPTTVVDID is encoded by the exons ATGAATTCCAAAGTATGCGGCGTCCTGATTTCATTTTGgttacgtttaattttttattggacGGGTGGTGCTACGGAAGGAA gAATCCCTGTATCTAAAGGGTTCTTGGCTTATAGAACTGTTCAGACGTTTCAGACATATTGTACCTGTAACACATCTTATTCTTGCTCCTGCTGTCAaagtgtttttattttatacaccAAAGCTGAAAAAAAGC TTTGCGTTAATCTTACTTATCAAAGAAATGGACTAAATATTGATATGACGTTGAATTCCGATACATTAAGAAGTAGAACAATCACAGACTATAAGCCATTAAAGTTCTGCACTAATATACCAGGATGTTACTTTTCATCTGCATGTGTAAATATATTGGAACTCAATAAATTTCCCAG ATCAATCACTGCTTGCCTTCGATTGGATATCTTCTCTAAGAAACGACTATGGCAATTAAATTATGACTGCGTCAGCATATCAATGGAATTGCCTACAATACCAGGTAACGGAACGACGTCGACGACGATGAACACAGGAATGACATCGGCAATGAGCACTCAAACGACGACGATGAGAGCGGTGGAAACCGAAGAAACTACATCAACGGATGTAGAAATAATAACAGTGCCAGGAAGTGGACCAACAACAGTCGTGGATATTGAttaa
- the LOC132908387 gene encoding uncharacterized protein LOC132908387 isoform X2 — protein MAVRFTILVLLTTAVVVVSSAGLLETLLSWDIPDAVGRSTAPQSQCLCQTSNCLCCIDLNLTTAIGGGLVMDDLDGRACINIKQKEQNISLNLSYGDNPVHNATIKIVDASNRPTCMNLLSDLAQICAKFTSIKQAEAGYDGCLVIEPALLGTPQATYHMGCFNFNQVVRQIEASAIIETTEATETTEDEDDSLNTEEFIAAVSASAEQGIALFSQWLGLNLNPKLNLTNRNNHQEASNQRAIPSTTSRSARVHWDQEEKNDERFKQLLSAQDNVLKGSATIGQSNGAETTFVYSKPSELFSSEKSSNDRRIDQMEIEPQHLAVVPKESRRGGRAYNIHQHVNEI, from the exons ATGGCCGTCAGGTTCACGATTCTGGTGCTGTTGACCACCGCCGTCGTCGTGGTGTCTTCCGCTGGACTGCTCG AGACGCTACTTTCCTGGGATATTCCGGACGCCGTGGGTAGATCAACCGCGCCGCAATCGCAATGTCTTTGTCAAACTTCCAATTGTTTGTGTTGCATCGATCTAAACCTGACGACGGCGATCGGTGGTGGTCTCGTGATGGACGACTTGGATGGTCGGGCGTGCATCAACATCAAGCAGAAGGAGCAGAATATCTCGTTGAACCTTAGCTACGGCGACAATCCCGTACACAATGCTACCATTAAGATCG TGGACGCATCCAACAGGCCGACCTGCATGAACCTTCTGTCAGATTTGGCGCAAATATGCGCGAAATTTACGTCGATTAAGCAGGCGGAAGCTGGTTACGACGGTTGCCTGGTAATCGAGCCCGCACTGCTGGGCACACCACAAGCCACTTACCACATGGGATGCTTCAATTTCAATCAGGTGGTGCGGCAGATCGAAGCCTCTGC CATTATCGAGACGACGGAAGCGACTGAGACTACAGAGGACGAGGACGATTCGTTGAACACGGAGGAATTCATAGCAGCGGTTTCAGCTAGCGCGGAACAAGGGATAGCTCTCTTCTCTCAATGGCTTGGACTCAATCTGAATCCAAAACTGAACCTGACCAACAGGAACAATCATCAAGAAGCAAGCAACCAACGTGCCATCCCATCCACAACTTCCAGGTCTGCTCGAGTTCATTGGGATCAGGAAGAGAAGAACGACGAACGATTCAAGCAACTGCTCAGTGCGCAAGACAACGTGTTGAAGGGTTCAGCTACGATTGGCCAATCGAACGGAGCTGAAACAACGTTCGTTTATTCGAAACCCTCTGAATTATTCTCGTCGGAGAAAAGCTCGAACGATAGAAGGATCGACCAGATGGAGATCGAGCCGCAACACCTGGCCGTGGTGCCAAAGGAGTCGAGAAGAGGCGGAAGGGCATACAATATTCATCAGCACGTGAACGAGATTTGA